The sequence TAATTAACGCGATACCCCTAGCCACACCAATCAGGATGGCCGTACTTGCCAGGTCTTTCACGCCTTCAATAAACTCATTTGCAGCGCGGTCAGCACCGATCTGGCCCACTAACGTCGTGAAAATACCCCAGGAGATAAACACCGCACCCAGCTCATACAGATACCAGCCCTTTTGAGAAATACCCCAGACAGCCGTGATAATGGCAGCAACTAGGCCAAACAAGATCATTTGGTGGCGCTTATTAAGCGTCGGGTAATTTGCTTCTGCTGAACCAGCAAGCGGACAAGGCAGGCCTTTCGTCAGGGATAATTCAGGGTTTGCCTGTACTTTTTTGGCATAGCTCCATACGTGATGGAAACCAATTAAAACAAACGGTAGGAAAATCGCCAATCGAAGCTCAATACCTGAGTAAACCGGAATATCCGCAACCTTTTGAGCCACCATCACGGTAAAGGGGTTAAAGGCTGACACACCATAACCAATCCCATACCCTGCCACGACCATACCCACAGCGGTCATCGCATCAAGGCGCATTGCTTTACACAGCCCCACCAGAATGAGGACGAAGGGAATATATTCGCCCGCAGTACCAATCGCACCGGATGCCAGTGCAAAACAAAACACCACCATAAAGATCAGAATATTTGGCTTATGACCAAATCGCTCAAGCAAGCGGCCGATCAAAGCATCAATGGTACCCGTTGCACGTGCAATTGACAGAACACCACCAACAATGAAAACAAAGAAAATAACATCTTGTGCAGCAGCAAATGCGCGCGGAATAGCAACCAGGAAGTCCATGGGCGTTAAATGAGTTTGTGCTTCAGCAAGTGCATAAGTGCCGGGCACGACAGCCTGACGGCCATTATCGAGTGTGACGGTGTCGAAAAAACCTTGCGGAACCAGCCAGGTCGCAATATATGCCACCAGCATCATAGACAACAGCAGGATGAGCGTATGAGGTACTTTAAACCCTTCTTTCATGTTATTTCTTTGTCGTTAATTAAAATTGTGCGCAGTGTAATAAAAATCAACCCTAAGGTGCAAACACCACGCGCCTAATAAACCAACTTTGGCGTTAAAAAAGGTAAACACACGGCTTTGATTAAAAAAGCACGTACAAAAAAGCCCCACATGGTGTGGGGCTAAAATGACGCAAGAAATTAATTGCTGTTAAGCGTACTACTTAAAGGAACGCAGCCAATGCTTTTGCCTGGTCAAGCATACGATTTGAGAAGCCCCACTCGTTGTCATACCAGGCCATCACTTTAACCAGTTTTCCATCCACTTTCGTCTGCGTCGCATCAAAGACAGAAGAAGCCGGGTTATGATTGAAGTCCACAGATACCAGCGGCAAAGTGTTATACTCTAGGATGCCTGCCATTGCACCTTCTGCAGCTCCCTGAAGGATCTCATTAACTTCCGCAGCGGATGTTTCACGTTTAGCGATAAAGGTCAGATCAACCACAGAGACATTAACGGTAGGCACACGTACTGCCATGCCATCCAGTTTACCCGCCAGCTCAGGTAGCACCAGACCGACCGCTTTAGCGGCACCAGTTTTAGTCGGGATCATAGACTGTGTGGCGCTACGCGCACGGTACAGATCTTTGTGATATACATCACACAGGTTCTGGTCATTGGTATAAGCATGAATGGTGGTCATGCTGCCCTGCTCAATACCTATGGTATCGTTCAGTGCTTTTGCAACTGGCGCCAGGCAGTTAGTTGTACAAGACGCGTTTGAAATAATGGTGCTGTCTGCATTTAGTACATCACTGTTCACACCGTGGACAACCGTAGCATCCATATCCGTACCAGGCGCAGACACGATGACTTTCTTAGCGCCCGCAGTGATATGCTTGCCCGCTGTTTCACGTGAGGTAAACAAACCGGTACATTCAAGCACGATGTCAACATTCAGATCACGCCACGGTAACTGCTCAGGGTCACGTTCCTGGGTCAGCGTGATCTTATCTTCGCCAACGATCAGCGTGTTGTCTTTCAATTCAACAGGGAAGTTAAAGCGTCCATGTACAGAGTCAAACTGAGTCAGGTGTGCGTTAGTCTGTGCAGGTGCCAAATCATTGATCGCAACAATCTTGATTTGGTCATTTTGACCTGATTCGTAAAGTGCTCTCAGTACATTTCGACCGATACGGCCATAGCCATTAATTGCAATATTAATCATAACCCTATTCCCCTAAATTAGTTTACTTCACTTGCTTGTCGAGCAAGCGCTTCGATGGCTTGCCAGTCTTTGTTTGCGATAAGTGTTTTATCGAGCATCCAGGTCCCACCAACACAAATTACATTGCTTAGTGCCAGGTAGTTGGGTGCTGTTGCTAAGCTGATCCCACCTGTTGGGCAAAACGTCACCTGAGGTAATGGACCACCGATTGATTTCAGCATTGCCGTGCCACCTGCGGCTTCTGCCGGGAAAAACTTAAGAAACTTAAAGCCCTGCGCTGCCAGTTCCATCGCTTCGCTAGGTGTCGCCGCACCAGGCAGAAATGGAATATCAGATTCTTTTGCCAGCGCCAGCAATTCTGAGCTGACACCCGGGCTCACCATAAAGTCGGCGCCAGCCTCAACAGAAGCGTCAAACGAGGCTTTGTCGACCACAGTTCCTGTCCCGACATAGGCCTCTGGTACCGCTTCTTTCATCGCCTTTACTGCTTGTGCAGCAACTGGCGTACGCAATGTCACCTCCAACGCGCGAAGACCACCGCGGTATAATGCCTGTGCTAATGGCACTGCATCTTCTAAATCATCAATGACAATAACGGGTACTACCGGTGCCGCTGATAAAATCTCTTTAATGCTCATAATGTCCTCATTCCCAGTTGCTATTATTCTTCTATGCCGAATGCACTCGCACCTAAGTCGGCGCTGCTGACAATATTTCTAAAGCCGCTAAATAACTCACGACCCGTACCAAAAGTTGGACCAACTTCCGTTAGTTCAATCTCACGCTGTGCAAGCTCTTCGTCGCTCACATGCAGTAACAGCTCACCTTTCGGTGCATCTAATGTGATCAGATCGCCTTCTCGTACTTTCGCAATCGGGCCACCTTCAACGGCTTCCGGAGCCAGGTGGATAGCCGCAGGTACCTTGCCTGACGCGCCTGACATGCGGCCGTCTGTCACGATGGCAACCTTGAAGCCTTCATCCTGCAAGCTCGCCATGACTGGCGTTAATTTATGTAATTCAGGCATCCCTTTTGCCTTAGGGCCTTGCTCTTTGATAACCGCAATAAAGTCCTGATTGAGCTCGCCTCGTGTGTAAGCTTCTTGCAGTGCGGCTTGCGAACTAAATACTTTGGCAGGCGCCGATACCACCTGATGTTGCTCTGCAACGGCCGACACTTTTATCACTGATTTACCCAGGTTGCCACTCAGTAGCTGCAAGCCACCTTGATTGTTGAATGGGTTAGAAACAGGTCTGAGTACATCTTCATCCAGAGAATCTGCCGGGCAATCAATCCACTTCACTTTTGAAGGACCCTTGCTGTCCGTCATGATGAGTGAAGGATCCACATCCAATACTGGTTCTTTGGTGTATGCATCCAGGCCTTCGCCGACGATGGTTTTTACGTCATTATGCAGGTAGCCCGCATCACGCAACTCACGCATCAGGAATCCCATACCGCCAGCCGCCTGAAAGTGATTCACATCCGCCGAGCCATTTGGATAAATGCGCGTCAGTAGAGGCACAACTTCCGATAAATCAGCCATGTCTTTCCAAGTGATGTCAACACCAGCCGCTTTGGCCATCGCAACCAGGTGGATAGCGTGGTTTGTCGATCCCCCCGTTGCTAACAGGCCAACCAATCCGTTAATCACAGTTTTCTCGCTGACCACTTCCGCAAGGCTATTTACTTTGTCATCACCCTGGAGTTGCTTCAGCATGGTTTCTACCGCGCTGGCTGTCAGGCCTTCGCGCAGCTCAGTGTATGGATTGATAAATGAGCTGCCCGGTAAATGCAGACCCATAATTTCCATGAGCATTTGGTTTGAGTTGGCGGTACCGTAGAAAGTACAGGTGCCGGCACTGTGGTAAGACGCGCTTTCCGCTTCCAACAGCTCTTCGCGGCTCACCAGGCCCTGTGCAAACTTCTGTCTGACACGCGCCTTTTCTTTATTTGGAATACCTGATTGCATCGGACCTGCTGGCAGGAAGTAAATGGGAAGATGGCCAAAAGATAATGCGCCAATCAGCAGTCCCGGAACAATCTTGTCGCACACACCCAGACAGAACACACCGTCAAACACATCGTGTGAGAGTGCAACCGCTGTCGACATTGCAATCACATCACGTGAGAATAAAGACAACTCCATGCCATCACGACCTTGCGTTACACCGTCACACATTGCTGGTACGCCACCCGCAACCTGTGCAGTTGCATCGTATTTTTCTGCAATCGCTTTGATTTGATCCGGATATTCTTTGTAAGGCACGTGGGCAGACAACATATCATTGTAAGCATTGATGATGGCCAGGTTTGGCTGCTCATCGGCTTTTAATCTGGCTTTGTCACTGCTCGAACAGGCCGCCATCACGTGTGCCAGGTTACCACAGCCTAGTCCGGCTCTGACTCGAGTTTGTTTTTTTGCTTGTTCGATACGCTCAAGATAGGCATGACGAGATTGCTGACTGCGAGTGATAACGCGTTGAGTGACTTCATGAATTCGAGGATGCAACATAATTCAACTCTCTATTGTTAGAGGAAAAGGCTCAGTACAGCTCTCCCTGTACTGAGCAGCTTTGATTTACCCGTTCAAAGGTACGCTATCAGGTTGTCTCTCACCCCAACCTGACACCGGTGTCACTATATTTACTCACGTTTCTGACACCGGTGTCAACCCTTACATTAAATTTAGTCTAAAATTCACAAATGAACAAATAACAAACAAAAAAGCCCGACCAGTAACGGCCGGGCTTTGGGCAAGTATAAAAATGGGATTTAGTGGTTTTGGGCAGTCGACTCGCGGGTGATTAAACGCGCTTCCAGCACTCGATGATAAACCTCTTCCTGCGGTTCAGAAATCTGCAGTATCAGTTGCTCAACCGCCTGTCGGGTCATCTCTTCAACAGGCTGTGCAATGGTCGTCAAACCCGGCCAGATATGTCTGGCAATAGGTGCATTATCGAACCCAGCAA comes from Pseudoalteromonas rubra and encodes:
- a CDS encoding YfcC family protein, which translates into the protein MKEGFKVPHTLILLLSMMLVAYIATWLVPQGFFDTVTLDNGRQAVVPGTYALAEAQTHLTPMDFLVAIPRAFAAAQDVIFFVFIVGGVLSIARATGTIDALIGRLLERFGHKPNILIFMVVFCFALASGAIGTAGEYIPFVLILVGLCKAMRLDAMTAVGMVVAGYGIGYGVSAFNPFTVMVAQKVADIPVYSGIELRLAIFLPFVLIGFHHVWSYAKKVQANPELSLTKGLPCPLAGSAEANYPTLNKRHQMILFGLVAAIITAVWGISQKGWYLYELGAVFISWGIFTTLVGQIGADRAANEFIEGVKDLASTAILIGVARGIALIMEDGQILHTLVYAMSSPLSHLGAELAAVGMFIMQTLLNLFIPSGSGQAYVTMPLMAPVGDIIGVYRQVAVLAYQFGDGFSNMIIPTNAVLMGIIGMAGVPYHLWFRFCLPLFGKLMLAASVVLVLAVTFGYGEDVQPKVSATTQVQS
- the gap gene encoding type I glyceraldehyde-3-phosphate dehydrogenase, yielding MINIAINGYGRIGRNVLRALYESGQNDQIKIVAINDLAPAQTNAHLTQFDSVHGRFNFPVELKDNTLIVGEDKITLTQERDPEQLPWRDLNVDIVLECTGLFTSRETAGKHITAGAKKVIVSAPGTDMDATVVHGVNSDVLNADSTIISNASCTTNCLAPVAKALNDTIGIEQGSMTTIHAYTNDQNLCDVYHKDLYRARSATQSMIPTKTGAAKAVGLVLPELAGKLDGMAVRVPTVNVSVVDLTFIAKRETSAAEVNEILQGAAEGAMAGILEYNTLPLVSVDFNHNPASSVFDATQTKVDGKLVKVMAWYDNEWGFSNRMLDQAKALAAFL
- a CDS encoding bifunctional 4-hydroxy-2-oxoglutarate aldolase/2-dehydro-3-deoxy-phosphogluconate aldolase, yielding MSIKEILSAAPVVPVIVIDDLEDAVPLAQALYRGGLRALEVTLRTPVAAQAVKAMKEAVPEAYVGTGTVVDKASFDASVEAGADFMVSPGVSSELLALAKESDIPFLPGAATPSEAMELAAQGFKFLKFFPAEAAGGTAMLKSIGGPLPQVTFCPTGGISLATAPNYLALSNVICVGGTWMLDKTLIANKDWQAIEALARQASEVN
- the edd gene encoding phosphogluconate dehydratase produces the protein MLHPRIHEVTQRVITRSQQSRHAYLERIEQAKKQTRVRAGLGCGNLAHVMAACSSSDKARLKADEQPNLAIINAYNDMLSAHVPYKEYPDQIKAIAEKYDATAQVAGGVPAMCDGVTQGRDGMELSLFSRDVIAMSTAVALSHDVFDGVFCLGVCDKIVPGLLIGALSFGHLPIYFLPAGPMQSGIPNKEKARVRQKFAQGLVSREELLEAESASYHSAGTCTFYGTANSNQMLMEIMGLHLPGSSFINPYTELREGLTASAVETMLKQLQGDDKVNSLAEVVSEKTVINGLVGLLATGGSTNHAIHLVAMAKAAGVDITWKDMADLSEVVPLLTRIYPNGSADVNHFQAAGGMGFLMRELRDAGYLHNDVKTIVGEGLDAYTKEPVLDVDPSLIMTDSKGPSKVKWIDCPADSLDEDVLRPVSNPFNNQGGLQLLSGNLGKSVIKVSAVAEQHQVVSAPAKVFSSQAALQEAYTRGELNQDFIAVIKEQGPKAKGMPELHKLTPVMASLQDEGFKVAIVTDGRMSGASGKVPAAIHLAPEAVEGGPIAKVREGDLITLDAPKGELLLHVSDEELAQREIELTEVGPTFGTGRELFSGFRNIVSSADLGASAFGIEE